The Halorientalis sp. IM1011 genome window below encodes:
- a CDS encoding UPF0146 family protein: MSDVRHAALADRLATYDRLVEVGVGNRPAVAAALANRGCAVTATDVHDREIPASVDFVRDDVTDPDPTVYADADAVYALNLPPELHRPTRSVARDADADFLFTTLGGDPPLIPVARETLPGTTLFVAADGPG; this comes from the coding sequence GTGTCCGACGTTCGTCACGCCGCCCTCGCCGACAGGTTGGCCACCTACGACCGGCTGGTCGAGGTGGGAGTCGGCAACCGCCCCGCCGTCGCCGCCGCCCTCGCGAATCGGGGCTGTGCCGTCACCGCCACCGACGTGCACGACCGCGAGATCCCCGCGAGCGTCGACTTCGTCCGTGACGACGTGACCGACCCCGACCCCACCGTCTACGCCGACGCCGACGCCGTCTACGCCCTGAACCTCCCCCCCGAACTCCACCGACCCACCCGCTCGGTTGCCCGCGACGCCGACGCCGACTTCCTCTTTACCACCCTCGGTGGCGACCCGCCGCTGATCCCGGTGGCCCGTGAGACCCTGCCCGGGACGACGCTGTTCGTGGCCGCGGACGGCCCCGGGTAA
- a CDS encoding archaemetzincin family Zn-dependent metalloprotease, whose translation MHVDIVPVGEVDAPVKREASAGLRTVYDCEVTVHDAQSVPDGSYDANRDQFRAEEFIELASHVGSGEKNIAITPKDLFYRRRNYVFGLAYLDGNGSVISTYRLQTSSDGGFSNRSAENIFSDRVRKEVVHEIGHTLGLEHCDNKRCVMNFSPTVREVDVKEENLCGTCQRQVL comes from the coding sequence ATGCACGTCGACATCGTGCCGGTCGGCGAGGTAGACGCCCCGGTCAAACGGGAGGCCTCCGCCGGATTGCGGACCGTCTACGACTGCGAAGTCACGGTCCACGACGCCCAGTCGGTCCCCGACGGGTCCTACGACGCCAACCGGGACCAGTTCCGAGCCGAGGAGTTCATCGAACTCGCGAGTCACGTCGGCTCCGGGGAGAAAAACATCGCCATCACTCCGAAAGACCTCTTCTATCGCCGCCGCAACTACGTCTTCGGACTCGCCTATCTGGACGGCAACGGTAGCGTCATCTCCACCTACCGCCTCCAGACCTCCTCTGACGGCGGCTTCTCGAACCGCTCGGCCGAGAACATCTTCTCCGACCGCGTGCGCAAGGAGGTAGTACACGAGATCGGCCACACGCTCGGACTGGAACACTGCGACAACAAACGCTGCGTGATGAACTTCTCGCCGACCGTCCGCGAGGTGGACGTGAAAGAGGAGAACCTCTGTGGCACCTGCCAGCGGCAGGTTCTCTGA
- a CDS encoding thioredoxin domain-containing protein — MTVTLKDFYADWCGPCKTQDPILEELETEWESVEFEKVNVDEEQDVANEYQVRSLPTLIVENDDGIVDRFVGVTQAGDIEDALEKAGA; from the coding sequence ATGACAGTCACGCTCAAGGACTTCTACGCGGACTGGTGCGGTCCGTGCAAGACCCAGGACCCCATCCTGGAGGAACTGGAGACGGAGTGGGAATCGGTCGAGTTCGAGAAAGTGAACGTCGACGAGGAACAGGACGTGGCCAACGAGTACCAGGTCCGCTCGCTGCCCACCCTCATCGTCGAGAACGACGACGGCATCGTCGACCGGTTCGTGGGCGTCACACAGGCCGGCGACATCGAGGACGCACTCGAGAAAGCCGGCGCATAA
- a CDS encoding helix-turn-helix domain-containing protein → MRYVTYALTPERGYFDPGEVIFRECGVVLRSIQDLDLLTDGSAVMLYEAEATRDRIDESLANAGKVIDYRVADAGDHVMLQVHYHPSDLIRNLIELHRSYATHLDFPLEFVDPATSSLRVSVIGAKEQLQAQIAATREEIDVTIERIGDYDPGTDRRFAALTERQREVLLVAVEKGYYESPRRATYDDIAADLDCSASAVGKHLRRIEIELVESTVSDRAMREFHDTLAEIQ, encoded by the coding sequence GTGAGATACGTCACGTACGCGCTGACGCCCGAGCGGGGGTACTTCGATCCCGGGGAGGTGATCTTCCGGGAGTGTGGGGTCGTCCTCAGGTCGATACAGGATCTCGATCTGCTGACGGACGGCTCGGCGGTGATGCTGTACGAGGCGGAGGCGACTCGCGACCGGATCGACGAGAGCCTCGCGAACGCCGGCAAGGTGATCGACTACCGGGTCGCCGACGCCGGCGATCACGTCATGCTCCAGGTCCACTACCACCCCAGCGACCTCATCAGGAACCTGATCGAACTCCACAGATCGTACGCGACCCATCTGGACTTTCCCCTGGAGTTCGTCGACCCCGCCACGTCCAGCCTGCGGGTGTCGGTGATCGGCGCGAAAGAGCAACTCCAGGCACAGATCGCGGCGACGCGCGAGGAGATCGACGTGACCATCGAACGGATCGGCGACTACGACCCGGGGACCGACCGCCGCTTCGCCGCGCTCACCGAGCGCCAGCGCGAAGTGTTGCTGGTCGCCGTCGAGAAGGGCTACTACGAGTCGCCCCGCAGAGCGACCTACGACGACATCGCGGCCGATCTGGACTGTTCGGCCAGCGCCGTCGGCAAACACCTCCGGCGCATCGAGATCGAACTCGTCGAGTCGACCGTCTCCGACCGGGCGATGCGGGAGTTTCACGACACGCTCGCCGAGATCCAGTAG
- a CDS encoding preprotein translocase subunit Sec61beta: MSSNDGGGLMSSAGLVRYFDAEDNNAIRIDPKTIVAFGAFFGIFVQILNLIL; the protein is encoded by the coding sequence ATGAGCAGCAACGACGGCGGGGGGCTGATGTCGAGTGCCGGGCTGGTCCGGTACTTCGACGCCGAGGACAACAACGCCATCCGGATCGATCCGAAGACGATCGTCGCCTTCGGTGCGTTCTTCGGGATCTTCGTACAGATCCTGAACCTGATTCTTTAG
- a CDS encoding triacylglycerol lipase, whose amino-acid sequence MTDETTHQDERDGVQGLNRRSVLKATSAVAVGTVGLAAATGTATAEEAEEEFLGNCLGDLPQAPEDAAIVDLTGEGLATRGDLPSGEDEVLFYIHGWLEDASGGGENQGQALANALEANGYDAPVVSVLWDSNTLNWWGGKDAAESAGEEFADWLDGYMSDNPDTTIRVVGHSLGGRASYAMLDALDGSIASVSAIGAANDPDTVCENGRFGDGIASSADAVYNFHSKNDDIVCSAYKLLEFTEGVGCVGAECDGGWFDEGSTPDTYTDVDVSEAVLNHCDYFRLDRGCVPEIVARFDDGSSGDGSSDDETDDGW is encoded by the coding sequence ATGACAGACGAGACCACTCACCAGGACGAACGGGACGGGGTACAGGGACTGAACAGGCGGAGTGTGCTGAAAGCGACGTCCGCGGTGGCGGTCGGGACGGTCGGACTCGCCGCGGCGACCGGGACCGCCACGGCCGAGGAGGCCGAAGAGGAGTTCCTCGGGAACTGTCTGGGCGACCTGCCACAGGCACCCGAAGACGCCGCCATCGTCGACCTGACGGGCGAGGGGCTGGCGACCCGCGGCGACCTGCCGTCGGGCGAGGACGAGGTGCTGTTCTACATCCACGGCTGGCTCGAAGACGCCTCCGGCGGCGGCGAGAATCAGGGACAGGCGCTCGCGAACGCGCTCGAAGCCAACGGCTACGACGCGCCGGTCGTCTCGGTCCTCTGGGACTCGAACACGCTCAACTGGTGGGGCGGCAAGGACGCCGCCGAGTCGGCCGGCGAGGAGTTCGCCGACTGGCTCGACGGCTACATGAGTGACAACCCCGACACGACGATCCGCGTCGTCGGCCACTCGCTGGGCGGCCGGGCGTCCTACGCGATGCTCGACGCTCTCGACGGGTCGATCGCGTCGGTGTCGGCCATCGGGGCGGCAAACGACCCCGACACCGTCTGTGAAAACGGTCGGTTCGGCGACGGCATCGCGAGTTCGGCCGACGCGGTGTACAACTTCCACTCGAAGAACGACGACATCGTCTGTAGCGCCTACAAACTCCTCGAATTCACGGAGGGCGTCGGCTGTGTCGGCGCGGAGTGTGACGGCGGCTGGTTCGACGAGGGATCGACGCCGGACACCTACACCGACGTGGACGTCTCCGAGGCCGTGCTGAACCACTGCGACTACTTCCGGCTCGACAGGGGCTGTGTCCCGGAGATCGTCGCCCGGTTCGACGACGGGAGTAGCGGTGACGGGAGTAGCGACGACGAAACGGACGACGGCTGGTGA